A window from Drosophila nasuta strain 15112-1781.00 chromosome 3, ASM2355853v1, whole genome shotgun sequence encodes these proteins:
- the LOC132791841 gene encoding dnaJ homolog subfamily C member 13 isoform X1, with the protein MLPPKENVDLECFIVTKHSWKGKYKRILSIGTTGISTYNPDRFDLTNRWSYSDIVAAAPTKTTNIPNEFVLTIKKDKKLDTIKLSSEYRNDILSSILKYYREFADKPKNALRFNAYKYHWSGISLPTVLEVTPCSLDQLDPTTNDVLASYMYKDIEGIIAGISDYDNGIVMAYGGFSRLHMFKALNHHEIVQNIAQRSSQFLGIETKILKSQITLEQFERQRFGKYSGDQFQTSMTEFTVQKITPRHPDPVKRILCLTEVTLLERDPQTYSVCTLRPLCDVFALVRDKDNLQRFCIEYKNGIVRSYSTNDRDSLLATVLDAVRSSGNQDVHIRIGNTPRGKRYVPLNSSVDEETEASLLRLVINNFQNQTKRHEILERFNANVPHSGLNYSVTQDSLFAENKEKLILSALQALAQKELDSPTAQLTNTELEAIFHALTRLLASKVGYAAFTNLPGFREIIGSKIVAALRRKDLAVTYSAIDMINSLMHSVNTDHDLKQEQLNKSSILSSKTFLETLLNMWTTHVSHGSGALVLSAMLDFMTFALCVPYSETTDGKQFDTLLELVADRGRYLYKLFQHPSLAIVKGAGLVLRAIIEEGELHVAQQMQALALDEAALCRHLLVALYTPSNDPTLITHRQLSRHLIGLWLTDSDEAMELFKRIFPAGLLTFLETEETVPETDVEEDKLNFRDNLKFAIQHSKKTRKNVIEKHLQGIKHWGMNLIEQQDTAAQALKNRPVVLRNRRQKKKTSDAIVNLPYFFYNFAKDHSLPNLIWNHKTREELRMCLENELRQFLNDRDLAGQMIVAWNYQEFEVGYQCLADEIKIGDYYIRLILEKDDWPQNLVKDPIELFNALYRRVLCRQRVNDDQMTVFSLQALAKVYRRYHKEIGKFSDMSYILQLSDRCLSPSMRDALINLISCLVLEKSNCRALIDHVQCLVDLITLAHLHKGRAQLNTKTNVIEAGPNMSAYEEKDWYYNIEKDGQKAERQGPITYSELKELWQKGQITPKTRCWAIGMDGWRSLQQIPQLKWCLIAKGTPLYDETELASKILDILIKCTSFFPSRTQNGDAVLIPGPKLSRKLSEFICLPHVVQVCLTHDPGLLERVATLLCQIMEDNPEMPKVYMTGVFYFMLMYTGSNILPITRFLKMTHMKQGFRSEETSQSGIMHRSILGQLLPEAMVCFLENYSADKFAEIFLGEFDTPEVIWSSEMRRLLIEKIAAHIADFTPRLRGHTMARYPYLAIPVISYPQLENELFCHIYYLRHLCDTQKFPNWPISDPVQLLKHTLDAWRKEVEKKPPQMTIQQAYQDLGIDLTKTPKPEESVIRKSYYKLAQMYHPDKNPNGREIFEKVNQAYEFLCSRNVWSSGGPDPNNIVLILRTQSILFERYPDVLRPYKYAGYPQLIKTIRLETRDDELFSKEAQLLTAASELCYHTVHCSALNAEELRREEGIEALLEAYTRCVSILGVDSKSDSLHYQVISNVTRCFEVACNFEKCKQKIIQLPQLLSDVCRVVYFKHTLSVSLVTSLAANNYDLQCNLSRNGVLWSLLLFIFEYDYTLDESGVEVSDKSNQQQLANNLAKMAVLGCIGLAGYSMELRNKPITGSESNSPATSSNSAPAIKPKPTTVTNSAYTQNAHNPLQSKQLAITTGKEKETAVVLSKQDSSVSSDTSSSTPTDSDQQQQQQQQPRPSAIQQKYIVTGEAKNSLVKQVLDRLLTRYIANQLATATDSEVLKLLTANTRNPYLIWDNGTRAQLKDFLEQQRTASAKETHEDIAQVYELVASFEFDAHKDELQIGGIFIRIYNDMPTFPIVQPKQFIMDLLEYLKHAYQFLNQKKTRQLPPPPAAAPKMGSDGILTPTLAPNHPQLKQQQQSDSKAGSTFDDVLNAYNRSKSRKKLETDAQAEQQLSLQQCKYDFATDNQLELHITMVLRALIAVIKTNAEVEIQCIGNFDMIFGFLANNIFADSSSVKAVALEVVALVSRNKECVSEVAACEILGNYLVALKDPELRASQVKVLETLSGLMNVQEMIKEAQTKGAVIYLLDMFCNSRNPQIREMCAEILAKMTADRLSGPKVRITISKFLPALFIDAMIESPATSVQLFESIHEHPELIWNDNTRSNVCDAVADSCNRFYQLQKTNARHLWKDPEVLKDIVSNEIVVAGVYLRLFVSNPAWTLRKPKQFLSDLLDFVVEQISKSSVEPDVLDLSTTALVELLRSQPNLSDDIPVLGHIPKLFNLLSVQPKNTLSVLHQLSLSEFCVSAISQTECIAPLKKCMEHNRDCIEKACETLSRLFKHQHDSLISQSLEVGLIPFLLGLLDSRLEFVDNASAVKAQIVAALKGMTHNLNYGDRVTQILLKHPVWAEFKDQRHDLFITDTNIRGYLTGVNPTAGYLTAGPAQNVEVLTSPPPMDRDDPSARPPID; encoded by the exons ATGTTGCCGCCGAAGGAGAACGTCGATCTGGAGTGCTTCATTGTGACGAAGCACTCATGGAAAGGCAAATACAAAAGGATACTTTCCATTGGCACTACCGGCATTTCCACCTACAATCCGGACAGATTTGATCTAACAAATCGCTGGTCCTATTCGGATATTGTAGCTGCCGCACCCACAAAGACCACAAAT ATTCCCAATGAATTTGTGCTCACCATTAAGAAAGACAAGAAATTGGATACGATCAAACTTTCTTCGGAATATCGCAACGATATACTCAGCTCGATTTTGAAATATTACAGGGAATTTGCTGACAAGCCTAAAAATGCTCTG CGATTTAATGCGTATAAATATCATTGGTCGGGCATAAGTTTACCCACTGTGCTGGAGGTAACCCCCTGCTCCCTCGACCAATTGGATCCCACAACGAACGATGTGCTCGCCAGCTATATGTACAAGGATATTGAAGGAATAATAG CAGGCATCTCGGACTACGATAATGGCATTGTGATGGCCTATGGCGGCTTCAGCCGCCTCCACATGTTCAAGGCGCTCAATCACCATGAGATCGTGCAGAACATTGCTCAACGCTCCTCGCAATTTCTTGGCATCGAGACCAAAATACTCAAAAGTCAAATAACGCTTGAACAATTCGAGCGACAGCGTTTTGGAAAGTACAG TGGGGATCAGTTCCAAACATCGATGACCGAGTTCACAGTGCAAAAGATAACGCCACGGCATCCGGATCCCGTAAAGCGCATACTCTGCCTCACTGAGGTGACGCTGTTGGAGCGCGATCCACAAACGTATAGCGTCTGCACGCTGCGTCCGCTCTGCGATGTGTTTGCTCTTGTGCGCGATAAAGACAATCTACAGCGCTTTTGCATTGAGTATAAGAATGGCATTGTGCGCAGCTATAGCACCAATGATCGTGACTCTTTGCTGGCCACTGTGCTGGATGCTGTGCGCTCTAGTGGCAATCAGGATGTGCACATACGCATTGGCAATACCCCGCGTGGCAAACGCTATGTGCCGCTTAACAGTTCGGTGGATGAGGAGACTGAGGCTAGTCTGTTGCGTCTGGTTATCAACAATTTCCAGAACCAAACCAAACGTCATGAGATACTTGAGCGTTTCAATGCCAATGTGCCACACAGCGGACTCAACTACAGTGTGACGCAAGAT AGTTTGTTTGCCGAGAACAAGGAGAAGCTCATATTAAGTGCGTTACAAGCGCTGGCACAAAAGGAACTCGACAGTCCAACGGCACAGCTGACGAACACAGAACTGGAGGCCATCTTTCATGCGCTGACCCGATTGCTGGCTAGCAAAGTGGGTTACGCCGCCTTTACCAATCTGCCGGG TTTTCGTGAAATCATTGGCTCCAAGATTGTGGCTGCGTTGCGTCGCAAGGATCTGGCTGTTACGTACTCGGCTATTGATATGATCAACTCGTTGATGCATTCAGTGAACACCGATCATGACCTCAAGCAGGAGCAACTGAACAAATCTTCCATATTATCATCGAAAACATTTCTAGAAACGCTGCTCAACATGTGGACAACGCACGTG AGCCATGGCAGTGGAGCCTTGGTGCTGTCAGCGATGCTGGACTTTATGACCTTTGCGTTGTGTGTGCCTTACAGCGAGACCACCGATGGCAAACAGTTTGACACACTGCTCGAGCTGGTGGCCGATCGTGGACGCTATCTATACAAACTGTTTCAGCATCCATCGCTGGCAATTGTCAAAGGCGCCGGTTTGGTGTTGAGGGCCATCATCGAAGAAGGTGAACTGCATGTGGCCCAGCAAATGCAAGCATTGGCGCTGGATGAGGCGGCACTGTGTCGCCATTTGCTGGTGGCACTCTATACGCCCTCCAATGATCCCACATTGATAACGCATCGTCAACTATCGCGTCATTTGATTGGTCTTTGGCTAACAGACAGTGATGAGGCCATGGAGCTGTTTAAACGCATTTTC CCCGCTGGTCTGTTGACCTTCCTGGAAACGGAGGAGACGGTGCCCGAAACGGATGTGGAGGAggacaaattgaattttcgcGATAATCtcaaatttgcaattcaaCATTCCAAAAAAACTCGCAAGAATGTGATAGAGAAGCATTTGCAAGGCATTAAGCATTGGGGCATGAACCTCATCGAGCAGCAGGATACTGCTGCCCAGGCGCTAAAGAATCGTCCTGTTGTATTGCGTAATCGTcggcaaaagaagaaaacttcGGATGCCATTGTCAATTTGCCGTatttcttttacaattttgcCAAAGACCACAGTTTGCCTAATCTCATCTGGAATCATAAGACCCGAGAGGAGTTGCGCATGTGCCTGGAGAATGAGTTGCGTCAGTTCCTCAACGATCGCGACTTGGCTGGTCAAATGATCGTGGCCTGGAATTATCAGGAATTCGAAGTGGGTTATCAGTGTCTGGCCGATGAAATCAAAATTGGCGACTATTATATACGTTTGATTCTGGAAAAGGATGACTGGCCGCAGAATCTGGTCAAGGATCC AATTGAGCTGTTCAATGCTTTGTATAGACGTGTGTTGTGTCGTCAACGCGTCAACGATGATCAGATGACCGTGTTCTCCTTACAAGCGCTGGCTAAGGTCTACAGACGCTATCACAAGGAGATTGGCAAGTTCAGCGACATGTCCTACATCCTTCAGTTAAGTGATCGC TGCCTTTCTCCGTCCATGCGTGATGCCTTAATCAATCTGATATCTTGTCTGGTGTTGGAGAAATCCAACTGTCGTGCGCTCATCGATCACGTGCAGTGTCTCGTTGATCTGATCACTCTAGCACATCTGCACAAGGGCCGCGCTCAATTGAACACGAAAACAAACGTGATTGAAGCTGGTCCCAATATGTCGGCGTATGAGGAGAAGGATTGGTACTACAACATCGAGAAGGATGGCCAGAAAGCAGAGCGTCAGGGACCCATTACCTACTCCGAGCTGAAGGAATTGTGGCAAAAGGGACAGATCACGCCCAAGACACGCTGTTGGGCTATTGGTATGGATGGCTGGCGCTCGCTGCAGCAAATACCACAGCTCAAGTGGTGTCTCATTGCCAAAGGAACGCCACTCTACGATGAAACGGAGTTGGCTTCGAAAATACTCGACATATTGATCAAGTGCACCAGTTTCTTTCCAAGTCGCACACAGAATGGCGATGCTGTGCTCATCCCCGGTCCCAAGTTGTCACGCAAGTTGTCCGAGTTCATTTGTCTGCCACATGTGGTGCAAGTTTGTCTAACACACGATCCCGGATTACTGGAGCGAGTGGCGACATTGTTGTGCCAGATAATGGAGGACAATCCAGAGATGCCCAAAGTCTATATGACGGGTGTTTTCTACTTCATGCTCATGTACACGGGTAGCAACATTTTGCCCATCACACGTTTCCTTAAAATGACACACATGAAGCAAGGCTTCCGCAGCGAAGAG ACCTCGCAATCGGGCATTATGCACCGCAGCATTCTAGGACAACTGTTGCCGGAGGCCATGGTGTGTTTCCTGGAGAATTACAGCGCCGACAAGTTTGCCGAAATCTTTTTGGGCGAATTTGATACGCCCGAAGTGATTTGGAGCTCGGAAATGCGTCGACTGCTTATTGAAAAGATCGCCGCACACATTGCTGATTTTACGCCACGATTGCGTGGACACACAATGGCACGATATCCATATCTCGCTATACCTGTCATTAGCTATCCTCAGCTGGAGAATGAGCTGTTCTGTCACATTTATTACTTGCGACATTTGTGCGATACACAAAAGTTTCCCAACTGGCCAATTTCGGATCCGGTGCAACTGTTGAAGCACACATTAGATGCGTGGCGTAAGGAAGTGGAAAAGAAGCCACCACAGATGACCATACAACAGGCTTATCAAGATCTGGGTATTGATCTCACCAAGACACCCAAACCAGAGGAGTCAGTCATACGCAAGAGCTACTATAAGCTGGCGCAAATGTATCATCCGGATAAGAATCCCAATGGTCGTGAGATCTTTGAGAAAGTCAATCAGGCTTACGAGTTTTTGTGCTCGCGCAACGTATGGAGTTCTGGTGGACCGGATCCCAACAATATTGTGTTGATCCTACGCACACAAAGCATTCTTTTCGAGCGCTATCCCGATG TGCTGCGTCCTTATAAGTACGCTGGCTATCCGCAGCTTATCAAGACCATACGCTTGGAGACACGCGACGACGAGCTCTTCTCCAAAGAGGCACAACTGCTGACCGCTGCCTCCGAGCTGTGTTATCACACCGTGCACTGCTCCGCACTGAATGCGGAGGAGCTACGTCGCGAGGAAGGCATCGAGGCGCTGCTGGAGGCTTACACACGCTGTGTTTCCATACTAGGCGTCGATTCCAAGTCAGACTCGCTGCACTATCAAGTCATTTCGAATGTGACACGTTGCTTTGAGGTCGCCTGCAACTTTGAGAAGTGCAAGCAGAAGATCATTCAGCTGCCGCAGTTGCTCTCGGATGTCTGTCGCGTTGTCTACTTCAAGCACACGTTGTCAGTCAGCCTTGTGACCAGTTTGGCTGCCAATAACTATGATCTGCAGTGCAATCTGTCTCGCAATGGTGTGCTCtggtcgctgctgctgttcatcTTCGAGTATGACTACACGCTGGACGAGAGCGGCGTTGAAGTGAGCGACAAGTCCAATCAACAGCAGTTGGCCAATAATCTGGCCAAAATGGCTGTGTTGGGTTGCATTGGCCTCGCAGGCTACAGCATGGAATTGCGTAACAAACCCATTACGGGTAGCGAATCCAATTCGCCGGCAACTTCGTCCAATTCCGCGCCTGCCATTAAGCCGAAGCCAACGACTGTTACAAATTCAGCTTATACGCAAAATGCGCACAATCCTCTGCAGAGCAAACAGCTGGCAATCACCACGGGCAAAGAGAAGGAGACAGCAGTGGTGCTTAGCAAGCAGGACTCGAGTGTCAGCAGCGACACTTCGAGCTCCACGCCCACAGACAGcgatcagcagcagcaacaacaacagcagccacgtCCCAGTGCCATTCAGCAAAAGTATATTGTCACAGGGGAGGCGAAGAACTCGCTGGTCAAGCAGGTGTTGGATCGTCTGCTCACGCGCTACATTGCCAATCAGCTGGCCACCGCAACGGACAGCGAAGTGCTCAAACTACTCACGGCCAACACACGTAATCCGTATCTCATCTGGGATAATGGAACGCGGGCGCAGCTCAAGGATTTCCTCGAGCAACAGCGCACGGCATCCGCTAAGGAGACGCACGAGGATATTGCACAAGTCTACGAGCTGGTCGCCAGCTTCGAATTCGATGCACACAA AGATGAGCTGCAGATTGGTGGCATCTTCATACGCATCTACAACGACATGCCCACGTTTCCCATTGTCCAACCCAAGCAGTTCATTATGGATCTGCTGGAGTACTTAAAGCATGCCTATCAGTTTCTCAACCAGAAGAAGACAAGGCagttgccaccgccgccagCTGCAGCGCCTAAAATGGGTAGTGATGGCATACTAACGCCGACACTGGCGCCTAATCATCCacagctgaagcagcagcaacagtcggACAGCAAAGCGGGCAGCACCTTTGACGATGTACTCAATGCCTACAATCGTTCCAAGAGTCGCAAGAAGCTCGAAACAGATGCTCAGGCGGAGCAACAGCTTTCGCTGCAGCAGTGCAAATATGATTTTGCCACCGATAATCAATTGGAGCTGCACATAACCATGGTACTGCGTGCCCTTATTGCTGTGATCAAAACCAATGCCGAAGTGGAGATCCAATGCATTGGTAACTTTGATATGATCTTCGGTTTCCTTGCCAACAATATATTCGCTGAT AGCTCGAGCGTTAAGGCTGTGGCACTGGAAGTTGTGGCTCTGGTGTCGCGCAACAAAGAGTGTGTCTCGGAGGTGGCTGCCTGTGAAATTCTTGGCAACTATTTGGTGGCACTGAAGGATCCCGAGCTGCGCGCCAGCCAAGTGAAGGTGCTGGAAACACTCTCCGGACTGATGAACGTCCAGGAGATGATCAAGGAGGCTCAAACGAAGGGCGCAGTCATTTATTTGCTGGATATGTTCTGCAACTCACGAAATCCGCAAATACGCGAAATGTGCGCTGAAATTCTGGCCAAGATGACAGCAGATCGTCTCAGTGGGCCCAAAGTGCGCATCACAATATCAAAGTTTTTGCCAGCGCTGTTTATCGATGCCATGATCGAGTCGCCGGCCACATCGGTGCAGCTCTTTGAGTCCATTCATGAGCATCCAGAGTTGATTTGGAACGATAACACGCGCTCCAATGTATGTGATGCCGTCGCCGATAGTTGCAATAGATTCTACCAGCTGCAAAAGACAAATGCCAGACACTTGTGGAAAGATCCCGAGGTGCTGAAAGACATTGTATCCAATGAGATTGTTGTCGCAGGTGTTTATTTGCGACTGTTTGTTAGTAATCCCGCCTGGACGCTACGCAAACCCAAACAATTCTTATCGGATCTTTTGGATTTCGTTGTCGAGCAAATTAGTAAGAGCTCTGTGGAACCAGATGTGCTAGACTTATCAACCACAGCGCTTGTCGAGTTGTTGCGGTCACAGCCCAATCTGTCAGACGATATACCCGTCCTGGGTCACATACCCAAGCTGTTTAATTTGCTCTCGGTGCAGCCAAAGAACACGCTATCAGTATTACACCAACTGTCGCTTTCTGAG TTCTGTGTAAGCGCCATCTCACAGACGGAATGCATTGCGCCGCTCAAAAAGTGCATGGAACACAATCGGGACTGCATCGAGAAGGCCTGCGAAACATTGAGTCGTCTTTTCAAACATCAGCAT GATTCGTTGATCAGTCAATCACTGGAAGTGGGTCTCATACCATTCCTGCTGGGATTGCTGGACAGCCGCTTGGAATTCGTGGACAATGCATCGGCAGTAAAAGCACAAATTGTCGCTGCGCTCAAGGGCATGACGCATAATCTCAATTATGGTGATCGTGTGACGCAAATATTGCTCAAGCATCCAGTGTGGGCCGAGTTCAAGGATCAGCGCCATGATCTCTTCATCACCGACACCAACATACGTGGCTATTTAACTG gCGTCAATCCGACGGCGGGATACCTCACCGCAGGACCAGCGCAAAACGTTGAAGTGCTCACCTCACCACCGCCTATGGATCGCGATGATCCTTCGGCACGCCCGCCAATTGATTAA